The following is a genomic window from Meriones unguiculatus strain TT.TT164.6M chromosome 7, Bangor_MerUng_6.1, whole genome shotgun sequence.
caaaggcagtGGCCAGCACacccaggctgctgctgctgcttccctcctcctcttcctcttcagttGATTTCACtttatgtatatggatgcttTGCTCGCACAATGCATGtgcactacatgtgtgcctgttggATCCCCAGCTCCAGGGGTTATGGATAGCTGTGAGttactatgtgggtgctaggaatcaaacctgggtcctctgcaagagcaaccagtgctgcTGTTGACCCacagttgagccatctccccagctccacagtgcttctttttttctttaaccttttGCTTTTCCTTGGAGTTGATAATTGAGTTGATGATCTTTTCCTGAACCTTCTACTACATCTTGGTTCCTCAAAATACATCAGATCATCCGAAAGACCATTTTCTCCTCAGTAGTGTTCATCCTGGCTTTCTGTTCCAGCTGGACTGCTGTCCTCAGGTCCCATGCAGGCCTCCCTGTCTGTCTCAGGATACCCTGTTTCCTTggcccttgatttttttttttaaatttctggtggcaaacacctttaatcccagcagaggcaggcagatctctgagttcaaggccagatggtccacagagtaaattccagaatagccagggctacacaaagaaaccttgtattaaaaacacacacagagggctggagagatggctcaaaggttaagagcactggctgctcttccagaggtcgtgagttcaagttccagcactcacatggtggctcacagccatgtgATCTGATGCCCACTTGTGATGTGATGTATACCTGCAGAAAGAGCAttcataaataaacattttaaacacacacacacacacacacacacacacacatgactttGCATACTTGTACAGCACTTTAGTTGGGTAAAAATTCTAGAAAAATAATCTTTGTTCTGGTCTTCAAGGTCTCTCCCTATTAGCATCCAGCGCTCCTGTGTGACACAGACCATGCAAGCTTCTGGTTTTCAGTGTGCTACCTGTGTGGAGCACCACCCCTGTACCGTTTTTATCTTTgacattttttaagatttatgtattttatatgtatggatgttttgcctgcatgtatgtctgtgtaccacatgcatgcctggtgcctgtggagtccaaaagaaaatattggatcttctggaactggagttaacagacagttgtaagccactatgcgggtgctaggaattgaactcaagcactcttaaccactgagctatctcttcgaTGTCATCTTCAAAACctttaaagatatttttcttgCCAGTGTTATGAAATACCAGCATAATGTATTCTGCAAAGGCTGTTTCCTCTATCTTAGGGACAGAATGTGTGTATAGTgctgtgtgtatgtctttgtttTATCTTTCTCATTTGATTGCAAGTTAATCCAACAGAAATGATTCTGTCTTTCTCGTGGCTtcctagggtttttgtttgtttgtttgtttgttttatctttgctGTGGTACTTTGCTTTCAATCCTGTATTAGCACTTGCAGTGGTAATGCTGTGTGATAACTACCTCCAAATGAAAACTGAACTTATATTTTTGCATTTCTTTGTCTGAAGTGGGTGGGTTGGATGGTTGTGTATATGCCTCTCACTCTCAAAGGTTGTGTGTTCCTCTGTTTCTGAGGTGGCTGCATAAACTCAGTGGGCCTAGCATGTGCCCTTATGCCCATATGGCATGTGTGCCACACACGTGCCCTCAGCCTGCTGCTGTATCAGAAGCTCTTCCAGCAGGAAGTCCTGTGATAGCAGCATTACAGGGAGGTGTGCAGTCCCACCACACAGCGTGGGCTAGGACCAGCCTCCCACACTGCTTCCGTGTTGGCAAGTCACATGTTCCATGTCCAGAGTCGTTCTTGTGCTCTGGATGGCCCCTCTCCACACGCTTCTGCTCTTGTTCATGTATTGCCTGGCTCCTACATCTGAGGGCTACAGTGTAGTATGGACCTGGGATCTCTCTCGTTTCTCAAGAAGCAAGTAGCTGGTGGCTCTGGTCTGCTCTTTTCCTTGGCTTGTGCAGATACTGATGACTTTGAGCATGTGGCTATTCAGATAGCCTTTGTTAGCAGTTGGCTTGGCTGTGGCATGGTCAGGTATGCCAGTGGCTTTCAGTGGGTACAGGAATCTGCTTTtcaacgaaagaaagaaagaaagaaagaaagaaagaaagaaagaaagaaagaaagaaagaaagaaaaaacttctCTGGACGGGAGGGGAAATAGAGTAAGTTAGGCTGCAGAATGGGTGAGGGGCTGTGGACTTCAATCCCCCCATCCTTATTTTCTGACTtgaacaacagaaatttattggCTCGCACTACCAAAAGTCAGAGGTCCCTAAAGGGAAGGATCAGAAACACTAATGTTCTCCCTTTTGGGGGCTTCCATCAGTTGAGGCTGCCATAGCAAACTAGCATAGCTTATGCAGTATGGAATGATGCTCCTCAGTTCTTGGGATTGGCAGGTCAAGGCCAAGTCCCTCACAGGTTCAGGTCTAGAGAGGACCCACGTCTTGGCTCACAGAAGTTGCCTTTCCCTTTGCTGTAGTGTGTGAGGGCAGGTGAGTGCTGAGGCCCTAACCTCTTGTTCCAGCACTGTGAACAGAAAGACCTTGGCCTGTGGATTTGGTAGGACACACATCCtgaggcttctggcttctgcaggatTCAGGAGGACCTGCAGAGTACCCTTCTTGGTCTATAGCCCTCATCTCCTGTgtatctttgtttttcatttccccAATATGTCTTGGAGTCAAATGTTCACTTACTTTGTCATATTTTTACCATCAAAACCCCTTTTTGTGTGTGGTGGTAGGGGTTTTTTGGAAATAGACCCAGGGTCATGCTTATGCTAAGTGTACATTCTGTCATGGAGCCTCTCCATGTATACATGTATTCTCATTGTTGTAAGATTTCCAGGGCTTTTTTACTTTCAGAGTCTGCATTGTCTCCAGTAAGCATTTCCCTTTCCATTCCCAGCTCCCAGAGGCACcattctgctttctgtctctgagTCTGAGTTTGTGGGCAGCAGGATCATAGCGGCTGAGGAACATGTGCTTTGATGGCTGCTCCTTCAGCAAGCATTGTTCTCTGGATTCACGTTCACCTCCTCACAACAGCATGTGTCAAatattctttttctcatttttttaaaaagtgtgtgtgtgtgtgcgcgcacacatgtgcatgcatatgagTGTATGTACTCCCTCTGCATGCAGGTAAAAAatgtgttggatcccttggaactggagttacaagcagatgtgagctgcctgacaggggtgctaggaactgaatccaggtccccTGCAACTGCAGaatgctgagccaactctccagccccaaatgccCTCCCTATTTTTAGAGTGAAAAATGCTGCATTGTTTGGGTGGGTACATTCTCCACAGGCACTTGAATTGCTTCCATGTTTTGACTAAGTAAATGAAGCTCCTGCATGGACATGGATGTACGTACACTTTCTGAAGTGCCAGCTTTAAATTCTTCTGGGTCTGTACCTAGAAATGGAACCACTGGATTGTTGTGTGGACTAGATTTTTTGAGTAAGGAGGTTCTTCACTTGGAACTGCCCCATTCCTGCTTTTTTCCTTCTATCTGGAAAATATCTAGGTGTGTCTCCTAACGGAGCAGTCTGGAGGGGCCTCCATGGGCCACCCACCTGGGCAGGGCCTTCCCGGGGCTTCGGAAAGTGGGCTTTCCCTACCAGTCCACTTTCTTACGTGTCGTGTCACCACCTTCCAATCTCATGCATGGTGCTGGCTGATAACCCTCCTCCACTTGTGcctgttttttaaattcttttaatgGGGGTTCAGTGTGTTAATTTTCCATCTAAATCTATTTatagatattttatttgtttttgctgttgttggtttTGGTAATGAACTAGCCTTTATAGGATCACTTTATAGCctctgagggaggaaggatgccTGGAGTTGACCTCTAAAACCTGACTTCCTGGGGCCACACAGCAGGTTAGCTTTGTTATGCCCCTgacccaatctcaccctccacTTTGGAGTATTTTGCCAGCACCACTCTAAGGCCTGCACAGTTCAGGGACAGATGTACTGGCACCCGTAAACACATTGTGGGGCCCATGAAGTGCACAGGTATGCCAGTGTGGGAGTGTTCCACAGAGGGCTACGGGAGAGGGTCCTGCTTCCCCCACCAGGAGCTCTCCCTGAAGGAGTCAGGGCAGTCtgggcttcatagtgagaccctgtctcaaaaataaacaaacaggggCCGAGAGGGACAGatatgaggacttgagtttggggGTGACCATGCTAGGAAAGGGGTACCCACCATTCTGTCCCCACAGGTGTGTGAGCCTCAGGCATACAGGCGCCCAGGTAGCCGCTGGAATATCAGCATCGAGGAACGCAGGCGTCTGGCCGTGCTGTATGCACAGGAGAGGACAAACATGGAGATGGCCCAATCCGGAGACCTGCTGGGCGTATGCCACACTGGCCAGCAGACCGTGTCCTCCCTACCGACTTGCCCTGACCCAACACCTCCCTGCCATGCCCCTGAAATGGCTGTCCCCCTGCAGGACCTCAGACAGATGGTAGCGGAGCTGGTGTCTGAGGGTGTGGAAAGGGACGTACTCCTGCCTCACCCTCTAAATTCCACCTAGTGTCCCAATGCCTTCCATGACTACTTGGCCCATATAGCACCCCTTTGGCAGAAAGAGAATTGAGAACTAGAAGTCAAGGTCACCCCTCCTAAGAATGAGCCTGGCTCAGCCCGGTGTTATGATGTTGTTCAGAGCTTTTCTTTGTGGTGGGGCATAACTTTGTTACCCCTTGTGCCCTCTTTGTGTTTCACTGTGGTCATGGCCACCTAAAGAGGACAAACAGATCAGGACAAACAACTCAGGACTCCAGCTATCTGCCTCTCCTGGGAACCTGGTTGGGAACTTTGGGAGAGCcatagaagggagagagggaaggcctTCGAGGAGAGCCCCTGCTCCACAGGACATAATGAACAGACTTTGTGTGTCTCTAGAGGCTGGATTGCCATACACACCCTAGTTCATGATGCACTGCTTTGTTGGTCCCATTACGACGCCATGCTGTATGAGGAGGTGGTGAGATCTCTGCCACACCCAGTTCCTCCAGTGGCCATTTGGGACCTGTAGGATCCTAGGCCAAGAAGATGGTCTGGGTGACCTCAGAGATGCTGCGGTGGGACTATGGTGGGACAGCTTGAGGAGTGAGACCTAGTGAGGTTCTAGACATATGTAGGCTTCCAGGTAGCTGAGGTCGTTCCAGACGGGGAAGTCAGAGTTGAAGCTGAGAGCTAGGAAGGCAGTGTGCTCTGTACAGGTTTGCAGTAACATAAAGAACCTGGGTCTTCAGTTATGTCTCACTTTGTCTTGAAGTTAGGGATCCTGCAAGAGGATCCAGGACTGGGCAGCTAACATATATTTTGGAGACATTACGCTAgagcagagagaggcaaaggaAAGTAGTAACCGTAACCTGTCAGGGGCAGGTGAGGGTGGTTATAGGGGCACCCTAGACTCATAGACTGGTAGTGGAGACCTGGGCTTCTGTGTGAGTGGAGCTGGGTACAGGAGATTTTGAGTTAGTAGAAAATGATAGCTTCTAGGTTTAAGTAGGGGCACGAGTCAGGCCTGTGAGCCGGGCCTTCAAAGAATCCACCAGCTTGGTAGTGCTGTACCAGCTACCCCTTCACAGAGCCCATTGCTGAAGCACAGACTCGCCTGCGCTTGACACTAGTCCCTGGCTGACTTGAATCCTCTGTTCTTGCTTCTTCCCTAAGACTCAGTGAAAtccctcttcctccaggaagtcTGTCTTCATCACCCTACTGGGCATCCCTTCCCAGTTGTCCCCTAggaaatcctcagttgatatcCTAGGCCTTTTGTATTTCTCAGGATACAAAGGGTAAAGGGAAGGCAGAGCACCATGCTACCAGGTCTAGGCGAGGGATAGTCCTCAGAAGTCTGGACGGGACCCTGGGGCCCATCATGACCCTGCCACCCCCTCAGAGATTTGAAGATGACTTGGAACACAGCATGCAGTGGGCTAAGGAAGTCCTGTGCTGGGCAAGAAGAGAGTCCTGTTAAGGCAGTTAGTCAAAAGTCACCACATAAGCACCCTGCGCTATGTGCATGCCATCTTGGAGTGGTTTTAAAGGACTCCATATTGCTCTTTCGCCTTTGGCTGGGGGTTGACAGGGTTTATCCTGATCTAGTGCTCTTGCCTGGGTACTTCCTGAGTCTGCAGTCAGATGGATTCTGAGACAATCAGCAACTCTTAGACTCTTCCCCATCACAGCAACACAAGCCACATCAGAGTATCAGGGCTGAGGCCCTGAGCTGGCCCCTGCCCACTGGCCAGCTGTGGGAGTTAATGTGGCTGCAAGGCCAGTGGCTTTGGCAGGGCACGGAGCCTGATGTTGGAAGTGTTAGCAGCGCCTCGCGACAGCACTGTTGCCCAAATACTGGAGCAATGCATGGTTTCCAGCCGCTGATGCAACGAAATGCCACAGGCTTAGCGTTTAAAAGAACACGGATTCATTAAGTTCTGTAGCAGTCTTCAGCGGGTCCTACTACGCTGATGAAGATCGAGGCAGTGCCATCCTCCACCCTGCCTCTGGGCTCACCCCTCTTCTATGGTTAAGGTCCCCTGAGACCACATGAGGTCCACCCAGATGACCTGGGAAATCTCTCCATTTTAAGATGAGACTTAGTAAACTTCATTTCCTGTGCCCCACCTGCCTGTTCACACGCTCCCTCTTTTGGGAGGGGAGCTTGGCATCTTCTCCAGGCTGCTGTTGGCCTATAGGGGGCAGAGGGCCAGGTGCTGCTAAGGTATATAGGAcagctcctcccccccccacatgTCCAGGGTGCTCTACTGGGAAAATGAGAACAGAGAAGAGTATGGGGAGGTGGGAGCCCTCTGAGGGAGATGGGAGCCCTCTGAGGGAGACTGGGATTCACAGCAGACAGGTTGGCTCATCTTAGGTGCACAAAGGTCTTGGGGGAAGGGTCCCTGGACACCTCAGTCAAGGGGAGGCAGGTGATGTTGGGAGACCCCTCCCCCAGTAGGGCAGGATCAAGTTTTCTTGAGCTAGCCACAGCCACAGGATCTCATTGGGCACTCAGCACCTTTCTCAGCTTGATATTCCAGCTCTGGATGGGTTGCAGAGAATACTCTGGATAcctgaagcagaaagaagccTTTCCAGGAGCTGACCTCCATAGTGTAGTGCTGCTGAGGCACCTGGGAGATGtagttcacagctgtctgtgcATGCCACCACGTAAGAAATGATTTTGTTGACTGCAAAAACTCTTGCTCAAAATTaataaaggattttttaaaaacacagtttgATTGCTAGAGTGATTGCTGTTTAACATCACAGGTCATTTCAGCTATTTCTGGGACATACGAAGTTATAAAACGATGGGAATTCTGAAGCACAGAGCTacttacacatttaaaaatatttacactaaagagaaaaaaaataggggctggagagatggctcagtcagtttACCTTTAGAACTTGGGCCATTTgcattattttatgtttcttgTTAGCTGAAATTAAGGTCAGCttctaaattttaataattttatattatgtgtacaAGGGTTTTAGCCACTTGTACGTGCACCATGAACTGAGGTGAGGTGCCCACGGAAGTCAGAAGGGAAGTCAGGTTCCTGGAAATTGGAGGTACAGTCGTAGAcagccacatgggtgctgggaactgagccacagtcttctgcaagggcagcaagtgctgagccatctctccgggccctaagtttttacttttatttgtttctcttgtatagggtctcatgtaactcAAGCTGGCCTTATACTATGTAGCTGGTCTCTTGTCTTGCCTCTGCCGTGCAAGGGCTAAGATTTCAGCTGTATATCACCTTACCTGGCCAGGTTTTTTTTTCCgttttgatattataattacatcgtttcctcctccccttttctccctctaaatCTTCTCTTACATCCCACCTTGCTTTCTTTCAGATTCATGGACTCTTTTTTCATCaattgttacatgcatatatgtatgaataaCACACAGAGTTCTAAACAAAATCTGATAAGTCTAAATAATGTTaattgtatatatgcatgcagggCTGACCAcatggtattggataaccaattggtgtgtcTGTTCCTGGGCTTTCTCCTCTGGGCATTTCTTTAGTCTTTGTGTAGGGTTGCAGCCTCTTGCTCTTTCCCCTATTGACTTTTGGCCACTTGAGATTTTAAAGAACGTCCTCCTGTTCTTGtatatttgaaaatgttttaaaagggtTTTATATATTCAAGAAAATCTGTCTGGGTAAAAAACTGAgggttatatatttttttaagagcTGTTTCTCACTCTGGGCATGATGACACACGCCTgtacctcagcacttgggaggcagaggcaggtggatctctgtgagttgagtccagcctggtctacagagtgagttccaggacagccagggctacacagagaaaccttgtcttgaagaaacaaaaccaaaacaacaaaaaaaaattgctgtttctctaagctttgaatgctgctggaaaaggttaattttgtattttgtattttttttttttttttgtgggggagaaggaagaaagtttattttagtttacagtccatcatcaaggaaagccaaggcaggaactcaacgCAGGAAGCTGGAGCCAGGAACTGAAACAGACTGTGGAccagtgttgcttactggcttgctctttatggcttgctcagtatGCTTTCTTAAACATCCCAGGACCACCTCCCAGGACTGGGTCCTCCCACAATTCTTAATGACAcgtccacaggccaatctgatgaagcAATTCCTCAATGGAGGGTCTTTCTGGATGACTGTAGTTTAAgttggaacaaaacaaaaccaacaaacaacctccccccaaaaaaccccaCAATTGATCCCttgtcaaattgacacacaaacacaatgtaTAATCTTGTTTGTCTTCATgttaatattatatacatatatacctacctacacacacacacac
Proteins encoded in this region:
- the Tex22 gene encoding LOW QUALITY PROTEIN: testis-expressed protein 22 (The sequence of the model RefSeq protein was modified relative to this genomic sequence to represent the inferred CDS: substituted 1 base at 1 genomic stop codon) produces the protein MDSRQQPPKRKTLQWELAQEQRQQPILNGPSVACSQPDSKSNPQEDLETQDWVCEPQAYRRPGSRWNISIEERRRLAVLYAQERTNMEMAQSGDLLGVCHTGQQTVSSLPTCPDPTPPCHAPEMAVPLQDLRQMVAELVSEGVERDVLLPHPLNSTXCPNAFHDYLAHIAPLWQKEN